One Lutzomyia longipalpis isolate SR_M1_2022 chromosome 4, ASM2433408v1 DNA segment encodes these proteins:
- the LOC129794863 gene encoding serine palmitoyltransferase 1 encodes MVNMPYIFYEILDIFHKASFFALSLQAVLVILVIWLILHKNKNNEKTKNLTAQEKADLIANWNPEPLVGDTPLDHPSLSPRLVTSRVGKRITVDGWDCLNLGTHNYLGLLEDDGIQEDAIRSLKKYGVGSCGPRGFYGTTDVHLELEEKLAQFMDMEEAVVYSYGFSTIASAIPAYAKRTDICFVDEAANFAIQKGLDASRCTVIYFRHNDMKDLEEKLIEHTRQAAKNPKKAAKTRKFLIAEGIYMNTGEMCPLADLVALRKKYQLRFFLDESITFGTMGATGRGLTEHLGIDRAEIDLISATLEWAVGTIGGFCVGSSFIVDHQRLSGLGYCFSASCPPLLTRAAVSALEKFDKEPELFAEIQECSRKLQRKLEDLSVLRLRGDPISPVKHLYVREEKATKAEDALLTEIVDKCITKGLCLVKAQYLQHIEKKCPRPSIRISVNRLLTDEDMAFTFRTLESISKEVLLQ; translated from the exons ATGGTGAACATGCCGTATATTTTCTACGAGATTCTTGATATTTTCCACAAG GCATCATTCTTTGCCCTTTCGCTGCAAGCTGTGCTGGTGATCTTGGTGATTTGGTTGATTTTGCACAAGAACAAGAACAACGAGAAGACCAAGAATCTCACGGCGCAGGAGAAGGCTGACCTCATTGCCAATTGGAATCCGGAGCCTCTTGTGGGGGACACCCCATTGGATCACCCATCGCTTAGCCCACGCCTCGTGACAAGTCGTGTGGGGAAGAGGATCACTGTGGATGGGTGGGATTGCTTGAATCTGGGCACACACAACTATTTGGGGCTCCTGGAGGATGATGGCATCCAGGAGGATGCTATACGGAGTCTCAAGAAGTACGGCGTTGGCTCATGCGGGCCTCGTGGCTTCTACGGCACCACCGACGTTCACCTGGAGCTTGAGGAGAAACTCGCGCAGTTCATGGACATGGAGGAAGCCGTGGTGTACTCGTACGGATTCTCCACCATTGCCAGTGCAATCCCAGCCTATGCTAAGCGCACGGACATCTGTTTTGT cgATGAAGCAGCAAATTTTGCTATTCAGAAGGGTTTAGACGCCTCCCGGTGCACGGTGATCTACTTCCGGCACAATGACATGAAGGATCTCGAGGAGAAGCTCATTGAGCACACCCGTCAGGCGGCAAAGAACCCAAAGAAAGCCGCCAAAACGCGTAAATTCCTCATTGCTGAGGGGATTTACATGAATACCGGTGAAATGTGCCCCCTGGCGGACCTTGTGGCGCTGCGGAAGAAGTACCAGTTGCGCTTCTTCCTGGATGAGAGTATAACATTCGGAACGATGGGAGCCACGGGGAGGGGCTTGACGGAGCACTTGGGGATCGATAGGGCGGAAATTGATCTCATTTCCGCCACCCTTGAGTGGGCTGTTGGTACAATTGGGGGCTTCTGTGTTGGTTCGTCATTTATTGTGGACCATCAGAGGCTCTCGGGGCTGGGGTATTGCTTCTCAGCTAGTTGCCCACCCCTCCTGACACGAGCAGCTGTGAGTGCTCTTGAGAAATTTGACAAAGAACCGGAACTCTTTGCGGAGATCCAGGAATGCTCCCGGAAGCTACAgag GAAACTTGAAGATTTGTCGGTGCTGCGTCTCCGGGGGGATCCCATTTCACCCGTAAAGCATCTCTATGTGCGCGAGGAGAAAGCAACAAAGGCGGAGGATGCCCTATTGACGGAAATTGTGGACAAGTGCATCACCAAAGGGTTGTGCCTCGTCAAGGCGCAGTATTTGCAGCATATTGAGAAGAAATGCCCCCGTCCAAGTATCCGGATCTCTGTCAATCGTCTCCTGACAGATGAGGACATGGCATTCACGTTCAGGACGCTTGAGAGCATCAGCAAGGAAGTCCTTTTGCAGTag
- the LOC129794865 gene encoding uncharacterized protein LOC129794865 — protein MRYQLRTCRLIDVIKVEEKLLAVQYEFTPRHGVQKWVMDRDWRDIERVLGTYIEEGKYKTVQHSEILHVEGDIQLKVRTVQCPEYLSRIFEGDAGPSTTVGSTRCQGSYHSTQLEVIVKFGALKKASEEAQGKTKKETEVPEKKTDEEKDVKTDKEPPKEPKNEGESTMGDGCFVVTSSLCTPTKEEEGNLAVCRTGVMVRRRPQTPWPHATSTPFPADDPYKFDEELPSEIIEPSSVTKATKRKRQEQVTPDLVLDSSDSEAGDPLAGTEKKHTNTVIDLLTQSTTGDPTEGPSGTVEVCKKAKCVEAESTSTEAPLPNGRSLRPRRNINLFTQCSPGDPMEGPSGAATAPDTKPPVTTHNNSDSDLEEVPLVLKPGAGERKPNTSLDNWVIRTDEQRRQLTKAERLKELQIISPPRSTKKPRKRVVRKKKKVVEKVPRRSKKFLLNQFSSDSSDQEELPPRKTCHHLSFEALADSFKLVEEPMTKAVEIFEKNRRMPEIPDFHFARYTDIINSKQVQFAMNFLTNRYAENLAKETVDYGKLSQMVLQYVLAEWIMHVFMAEHNMTRAEAIAYLIEREKKDKNMNTDF, from the exons atgCGTTATCAATTAAGGACCTGTCGCTTGATTGACGTCATCAAG GTGGAGGAAAAGCTCCTGGCTGTTCAATATGAATTCACCCCACGACATGGGGTGCAAAAGTGGGTGATGGATAGAGATTGGAGGGATATTGAGCGTGTCCTGGGGACGTATATTGAGGAGGGGAAGTACAAAACAGTCCAGCATAGCGAGATCCTCCACGTAGAAGGAGATATTCAGCTGAAGGTGCGAACTGTTCAATGTCCGGAATATTTGAGTAGGATTTTTGAAGGGGATGCCGGACCGTCCACCACAGTGGGTTCAACGCGTTGTCAGGGCTCCTACCACAGTACACAGCTTGAGGTGATTGTCAAATTTGGGGCGCTCAAGAAAGCCAGCGAGGAAGCTCAGGGGAAGACGAAGAAAGAGACAGAAGTTCCGGAGAAGAAGACTGATGAGGAGAAAGATGTGAAGACTGACAAGGAGCCCCCGAAGGAGCCGAAGAATGAAGGTGAATCAACAATGGGGGATGGTTGCTTCGTGGTTACTTCATCCCTTTGTACGCCTAcaaaggaagaagaaggaaatctCGCAGTTTGTAGGACAGGAGTTATGGTGCGTAGGCGTCCTCAGACCCCATGGCCACATGCCACAAGTACACCATTCCCAGCAGATGATCCATACAAATTCGACGAAGAATTGCCCAGTGAAATCATTGAGCCATCATCCGTCACCAAGGCAACAAAGCGGAAGCGCCAGGAACAAGTAACACCAGATCTTGTCCTGGATTCAAGTGATTCCGAAGCTGGGGATCCTCTAGCTGGCACAGAGAAAAAACACACCAATACAGTAATCGACCTCTTGACACAATCAACAACGGGGGATCCCACGGAGGGACCTTCCGGAACTGTTGAGGTGTGCAAGAAGGCAAAATGTGTCGAGGCTGAATCCACGAGCACCGAAGCTCCACTCCCTAATGGACGATCCCTTCGTCCCAGGAGGAACATCAATCTCTTCACTCAATGCTCTCCCGGAGATCCCATGGAGGGACCTTCCGGAGCCGCCACAGCACCCGATACAAAGCCCCCTGTGACAACCCACAATAATTCAGACTCAGATTTGGAGGAAGTTCCTCTGGTGCTGAAGCCAGGTGCTGGAGAACGAAAGCCCAACACAAGCTTGGATAATTGGGTAATCCGTACGGATGAGCAGCGTCGGCAATTGACAAAAGCAGAGAGACTAAAGGAATTGCAGATTATCTCTCCGCCACGATCAACAAAGAAGCCACGGAAGAGGGTggtgaggaagaagaaaaaagtggtGGAGAAGGTGCCAAGGAGGTCAAAGAAATTCCTACTGAATCAATTCAGCTCAGACAGTTCCGATCAGGAAGAACTTCCACCACGAAA GACATGTCATCACTTAAGCTTTGAAGCTCTGGCGGATTCATTCAAACTGGTCGAAGAACCAATGACGAAGGCTGTGGAGATTTTCGAGAAGAATCGTCGAATGCCGGAAATTCCTGACTTCCACTTTGCTCGATACACGGACATCATCAACAGTAAGCAAGTGCAATTCGCTATGAACTTCCTCACAAATAGATATGCTGAGAATCTCGCAAAGGAGACAGTGGACTACGGCAAGCTATCCCAGATGGTGTTGCAGTACGTTCTTGCTGAGTGGATTATGCACGTCTTCATGGCGGAGCACAACATGACACGTGCAGAGGCAATTGCTTATCTCATTGAGCGGGAGAAGAAGGATAAGAATATGAATACAgacttttag
- the LOC129794864 gene encoding possible lysine-specific histone demethylase 1: MSAPAEMECVTVISDDSDVEVTLSEITITRIPSKPRPFVPAETTGGGDVQEVREEVDGRRMSRRKKARVEYFGEGASGSNEGKGGDAPKRPEGKSEQRTRGKRERSVSPSKDSDSKDAIDDEPSFKDILTGLEGAAFQSRLPFEKMTSAEAACFPVIAKNGLIAQRVFLNIRNRLLQMWVENPKVQLTFEDALKNIEPPFNSDPGLLKNIHAFLERHGFINFGIFKRLRPIPTKKLAKVIVIGAGISGLAAAQQLQQFGMDVIVLEARDRVGGRIATFRKNNYHADLGAMVVTGIWGNPITILSRQTGMEMVPIKQACPLYGAGGKPVPKDKDDMVEREFNRLLESTSYLSHQLDFNYAGNNPVSLGQALEWIIKLQEKHVKEKQVQHLNSVIAQQQKLIDNQNKIADLMDEIRMLKAKANFLHETRPQRTADNETKYIEHEFSARQAVREWNVVWKDVERLNAVQEEMEAKLRELEMNPPSDVYLSSKDRQILDWHFANLEFANATPLNNLSLKHWDQDDDFEFIGNHTTVKNGYSCAPIALTEALDIRVNTAVKTIKYFPGGVEVTAENLKTNNSSVTYNADLVLCTLTLGVLKVAISPLSANQVNAVRFEPPLPDWKQAAIQRLGFGNLNKVVLCFDRIFWDTNTNLFGHVGSTTASRGELFLFWSISQSPVLLALVAGQSAAIMENVSDDVIVGRCIAVLKGIFGNAAVPQPRETVVTRWRADPWARGSYSFVSVGSSGSDYDLLAAPVTPPTAEDSKEMPRLFFAGEHTIRNYPATVHGAFLSGLREAGRIADYLLGFPNTYPEEPKQEPAAAN; encoded by the exons ATGTCTGCACCGGCGGAAATGGAGTGCGTGACGGTGATTAGTGATGATTCAGATGTTGAGGTGACTTTGAGTGAGATAACAATCACGAGAATCCCGTCAAAACCGCGTCCCTTTGTCCCTGCTGAAACAACAGGGGGTGGTGATGTGCAGGAGGTGCGCGAAGAGGTGGATGGACGGCGCATGAGCCGCCGGAAGAAGGCACGTGTGGAGTATTTCGGTGAGGGTGCTTCGGGGAGCAATGAGGGGAAAGGAGGGGATGCACCAAAGAGACCCGAAGGGAAGTCAGAGCAGCGAACGCGCGGGAAGAGGGAGCGCAGTGTGAGCCCCTCGAAGGATTCAGACAGCAAAGATGCCATTGATGATGAGCCTTCGTTCAAGGATATCCTCACGGGACTCGAGGGGGCTGCCTTCCAGTCACGCCTCCCCTTTGAGAAGATGACTTCCGCCGAAGCAGCGTGCTTCCCGGTGATCGCGAAGAATGGCCTAATTGCTCAGCGAGTTTTCCTGAACATTCGCAACCGGCTGCTGCAGATGTGGGTGGAGAACCCCAAAGTGCAGCTAACCTTTGAGGATGCCCTCAAGAACATTGAGCCACCCTTCAACAGCGATCCTGGGCTGCTGAAGAACATCCACGCCTTTCTGGAACGGCACGGGTTCATCAATTTCGGCATCTTCAAGCGCCTCCGGCCCATCCCAACGAAGAAACTCGCCAAAGTCATTGTGATCGGTGCAGGGATTTCCGGGCTGGCAGCTGCGCAGCAATTGCAGCAATTTGGGATGGATGTCATCGTCCTGGAGGCACGAGATCGCGTCGGGGGGCGCATTGCGACGTTCCGCAAGAACAACTATCACGCCGATTTGGGTGCAATGGTCGTTACGGGCATCTGGGGGAATCCCATTACAATACTCAGCCGACAGACGGGCATGGAGATGGTGCCCATTAAGCAGGCGTGCCCCCTCTACGGAGCTGGCGGGAAGCCCGTGCCCAAAGACAAGGACGACATGGTGGAGAGAGAATTCAATCGTCTCCTCGAATCCACCAGCTACCTCTCCCATCAGCTGGACTTTAACTACGCTGGCAATAATCCCGTCTCCCTGGGGCAGGCACTTGAGTGGATCATTAAGCTTCAG gagaAGCATGTAAAGGAGAAGCAAGTGCAGCATTTAAACTCGGTCATAGCGCAACAAcagaaattaattgataatCAGAATAAGATTGCTGATCTAATGGATGAGATTCGCATGCTTAAGGCGAAGGCAAACTTCCTGCACGAGACACGTCCGCAGAGAACGGCTGACAATGAGACGAAGTACATTGAGCATGAGTTCAGTGCTCGCCAGGCTGTGCGGGAGTGGAATGTCGTGTGGAAGGATGTTGAGCGCCTCAATGCTGTGCAGGAGGAGATGGAGGCGAAGCTGCGGGAATTGGAGATGAATCCACCGAGTGATGTTTACTTGTCGTCCAAGGACCGGCAGATACTCGATTGGCATTTTGCAAATCTCGAATTTGCCAATGCGACGCCCCTGAATAATTTGTCGCTGAAGCATTGGGATCAGGATGATGATTTTGAGTTCATTGGGAATCACACAACGGTCAAGAATGGCTACAGTTGTGCCCCAATTGCCCTCACGGAGGCGCTGGATATTCGCGTGAATACAGCCGTGAAGACGATTAAGTACTTTCCGGGAGGTGTTGAGGTGACAGCTGAGAATCTCAAGACAAACAATTCCAGTGTTACGTACAATGCGGATCTTGTGTTGTGTACGCTTACGCTGGGCGTCCTGAAAGTTGCCATCTCCCCGCTGTCGGCGAATCAGGTGAATGCGGTGCGTTTTGAGCCACCGCTGCCGGATTGGAAGCAAGCAGCCATACAGAGATTGGGCTTTGGGAATCTCAATAAGGTTGTTTTGTGCTTCGATCGTATCTTCTGGGATACAAATACAAATCTCTTTGGGCACGTTGGTAGCACCACCGCTAGCCGTGGGGAACTCTTCCTCTTCTGGAGTATCTCACAGTCACCGGTGTTGCTGGCACTTGTTGCAGGGCAGAGTGCTGCCATCATGGAGAATGTGTCGGACGATGTTATCGTGGGACGGTGCATTGCGGTGCTCAAGGGGATCTTTGGGAATGCCGCAGTGCCCCAGCCACGGGAGACAGTTGTCACACGTTGGCGTGCCGACCCATGGGCACGGGGCTCCTATAGTTTTGTCTCCGTTGGCTCATCCGGAAGTGATTATGATCTCCTTGCGGCACCCGTTACGCCACCCACGGCGGAGGATTCAAAAGAGATGCCACGACTCTTCTTTGCGGGGGAACACACCATCCGGAATTATCCAGCCACAGTGCATGGGGCCTTCCTCAGTGGACTCCGGGAGGCAGGACGCATTGCAGATTACCTCCTTGGTTTCCCAAATACCTACCCGGAGGAACCAAAGCAGGAGCCAGCAGCTGccaattga
- the LOC129794866 gene encoding zinc finger protein 570-like — MEALCRLCLSRDCHIKSISDYEFQKNRPGELQQLIEEATGIQIEQDDLAKGLCTCCAGMVVSVVKFRRKCQKINMKMQCMRQESLKEEYPAYDEEFLWNYPENTKEEIEYLEYSVTEVAEVKDIEIPPPESPDSLLGDHELNEEDYVNKWRKKKKPPGKVIFPKDPGLCDICGKHFSYIRSHKLAHMTYMKHECGVCGKRFRTSSNLRKHEKYHEEPQFSCEICGKRMYSKVKLKYHIMTHTDERPFACQVCQKGFRDKKHLVVHFRIHTGEKPYVCPICDARYTTLAGLSQHRKHNHRPIA; from the exons ATGGAAGCACTCTGCCGATTGTGTTTGTCAAGGGATTGCCACATAAAATCAATATCTGACTATGAATTCCAGAAGAATCGTCCTGGTGAGTTGCAACAGCTCATTGAAGAGGCAACTGGGATTCag ATTGAACAGGATGACTTGGCAAAGGGTCTGTGCACTTGCTGTGCCGGGATGGTGGTTTCTGTTGTGAAATTCCGgaggaaatgtcaaaaaatcaaCATGAAAATGCAATGTATGAGACAGGAGTCCCTAAAGGAGGAATACCCAGCGTATGATGAGGAGTTCCTTTGGAATTACCCGGAAAATACGAAGGAAGAGATTGAATATTTGGAGTACAGTGTCACAGAGGTAGCCGAAGTGAAGGATATTGAGATTCCTCCTCCTGAATCCCCGGATTCCCTCTTGGGGGATCACGAATTAAACGAGGAGGACTATGTGAATAAATGgcggaagaagaagaagccccCGGGGAAGGTAATCTTCCCCAAAGACCCAGGATTGTGTGATATATGTGGGAAACATTTCAGCTACATCCGCTCGCACAAATTGGCACACATGACCTACATGAAGCACGAATGTGGGGTGTGTGGGAAGCGCTTCCGGACAAGTAGTAATCTCCGGAAGCACGAAAAGTACCACGAAGAGCCCCAATTCTCGTGCGAAATCTGCGGGAAGCGAATGTACAGCAAAGTAAAGCTGAAATATCACATTATGACGCATACAGATGAGCGCCCCTTTGCCTGCCAAGTCTGCCAGAAGGGCTTCCGCGATAAGAAGCACCTCGTTGTGCATTTTCGCATTCATACTGGTGAGAAGCCCTACGTGTGCCCCATTTGTGATGCACGCTACACAACTCTCGCAGGACTATCGCAGCACCGGAAGCACAATCATCGACCAATTGCCTAA